One Brassica napus cultivar Da-Ae chromosome C4, Da-Ae, whole genome shotgun sequence genomic region harbors:
- the LOC106409555 gene encoding uncharacterized protein LOC106409555: MGNSLRCCLACVLPCGALDLIRIVHLNGHVDEITRPMTAGEILQANPNHVLSKPCSQGVVRKILVLSPESELKRGSIYFLIPDTSLPEKKKTKNKKDIPRRKKPLENANNITSDHHTVSSTNKDLDLTLCEKYLEDVMLSSSEKNCSAGKENRHRRRHSRSASVSMWRPHLDSISEDLN, encoded by the coding sequence ATGGGAAACAGTTTACGGTGCTGTTTGGCTTGTGTACTTCCATGTGGAGCTTTAGATTTGATCCGAATCGTGCATCTCAACGGACACGTCGACGAAATCACTCGTCCAATGACCGCCGGCGAGATCCTTCAGGCGAATCCTAACCATGTCTTAAGCAAACCATGTTCTCAAGGAGTTGTTCGTAAAATCTTGGTCTTGTCTCCTGAATCTGAGCTTAAGCGTGGAagcatatattttcttattccgGATACTTCCTTGCCcgaaaagaagaagacaaagaacaaAAAGGATATTCCACGTCGGAAAAAGCCTCTTGAAAACGCCAACAATATAACTAGTGATCATCATACGGTAAGTAGTACTAATAAGGATCTTGATTTAACGTTGTGTGAGAAATATTTGGAAGATGTTATGTTGTCGTCGTCGGAGAAGAATTGTTCGGCCGGTAAAGAGAATCGTCACCGTCGGAGACATAGTCGGTCGGCATCGGTGTCTATGTGGCGGCCTCACCTTGATAGCATCTCTGAGGATCTTAACTAG